One Streptomyces sp. NBC_01217 genomic region harbors:
- a CDS encoding ferritin-like fold-containing protein, whose translation METSDNANEAPAPTGIAAQDWATASVEPQYRAAVVDLLGALAYGELAAFERLAEDAKLAPTLSDKAELAKMAAAEFHHFERLTDRLTAIEVEPTGAMEPFAKALDDFHRQTAPSDWLEGLVKAYVGDSIASDFYREVAARLDSDTRSLVLAVLDDTGHGNFAVEKVRAAIEADPRVGGRLALWARRLMGEALSQAQRVVADRDALSTMLVGGVADGFDLAEVGRMFSRITEAHTKRMAALGLAA comes from the coding sequence ATGGAGACGTCTGACAACGCCAACGAAGCCCCCGCGCCCACCGGAATCGCCGCCCAGGACTGGGCCACCGCATCCGTGGAGCCGCAGTACCGGGCAGCGGTCGTGGACCTGCTGGGAGCACTCGCGTACGGGGAGCTGGCGGCCTTCGAGCGGCTCGCCGAGGACGCCAAACTCGCGCCGACGCTGTCCGACAAGGCGGAGCTGGCGAAGATGGCCGCCGCCGAATTCCATCACTTCGAGCGGCTGACGGACCGGCTGACCGCGATCGAGGTGGAGCCGACGGGCGCGATGGAACCGTTCGCCAAGGCGCTCGACGACTTCCACCGCCAGACCGCACCGTCCGACTGGCTGGAGGGCCTGGTCAAGGCGTACGTCGGCGACTCGATCGCGAGTGACTTCTACCGTGAGGTCGCCGCCCGGCTCGACTCGGACACCCGCTCCCTCGTCCTCGCCGTGCTCGACGACACGGGGCACGGCAACTTCGCCGTGGAGAAGGTGCGCGCCGCGATCGAGGCCGACCCGCGTGTCGGCGGGCGGCTCGCGCTGTGGGCCCGCCGGCTGATGGGCGAGGCGCTCTCGCAGGCCCAGCGGGTGGTGGCCGACCGCGACGCGCTGTCGACCATGCTCGTCGGGGGCGTGGCCGACGGGTTCGACCTGGCGGAGGTCGGGCGGATGTTCTCGCGGATCACCGAGGCGCACACCAAGCGGATGGCCGCGCTGGGGCTGGCCGCGTAG
- a CDS encoding DUF3107 domain-containing protein has product MEVKIGVQHTPREIVLESGLSAEEVESAVAEALTGKAQLLSLTDEKGRKVLVPADRIAYVEIGEPSTRRVGFGAL; this is encoded by the coding sequence GTGGAGGTCAAGATCGGGGTGCAGCACACGCCCCGGGAGATCGTTCTGGAGAGCGGGCTTTCCGCCGAAGAGGTCGAGAGCGCGGTCGCCGAGGCTCTCACCGGTAAGGCGCAGCTGCTCAGCCTCACGGACGAGAAGGGCCGCAAGGTCCTGGTGCCGGCCGACCGGATCGCGTACGTGGAGATCGGCGAGCCCAGCACGCGCCGCGTGGGGTTCGGCGCGCTGTAA
- a CDS encoding TetR/AcrR family transcriptional regulator — protein sequence MTAIEQTEAARPRGTRLPRRARRNQLLGAAQEVFVAQGYHSAAMDDIAERAGVSKPVLYQHFPGKLELYLALLDQHCESLLQAVRTALASTTDNKLRVEATMDAYFAYVEDEGGAFRLVFESDLTNEPAVRERVDRVSLQCAEAISDVIAGDTGLSKDESMLLAVGLGGVSQVVARYWLSSRSAIPRDTAVQLLTSLAWRGIAGFPLHGIDQH from the coding sequence GTGACAGCCATCGAGCAGACCGAGGCGGCGCGCCCGCGGGGCACTCGACTGCCTCGCCGCGCCCGACGCAACCAGCTGCTGGGCGCCGCGCAGGAAGTATTCGTGGCGCAGGGTTACCACTCCGCCGCGATGGACGACATCGCCGAGCGGGCCGGGGTCAGCAAGCCGGTCCTCTACCAGCACTTCCCGGGCAAGCTGGAGCTCTATCTGGCCCTGCTCGACCAGCACTGCGAGTCGCTCCTCCAGGCGGTCCGTACGGCGCTGGCGTCGACGACCGACAACAAGCTGCGCGTCGAGGCGACGATGGACGCGTACTTCGCGTACGTCGAGGACGAGGGCGGCGCCTTCCGGCTGGTCTTCGAGTCGGACCTGACCAACGAGCCCGCGGTGCGCGAGCGCGTCGACCGGGTCTCGCTGCAGTGCGCGGAGGCCATCTCCGACGTCATCGCCGGTGACACGGGACTGTCCAAGGACGAGTCCATGCTGCTCGCGGTCGGCCTGGGCGGTGTCTCCCAGGTGGTCGCCCGCTACTGGCTCTCCAGCCGGTCCGCCATTCCGCGCGACACGGCGGTCCAGCTGCTGACCTCGCTGGCCTGGCGCGGCATCGCGGGCTTCCCATTGCACGGCATCGATCAGCACTGA
- a CDS encoding alpha/beta hydrolase, with translation MSSTELPGVRTATAVTATARTVRVAEGEELCTVGLPGLTLTVRSRPPERTGLPPALYVHGLGGSSQNWSALMPLLQDLVDGEAVDLPGFGDSPPPDDGNYSVTGHARSVIRFLDAEERGPVHLFGNSLGGAVATRVAAVRPDLVRTLTLISPALPEIRVQWPAVPTGLLAVPGVASLFARMTRHLTAEERTRGVMALCYGDPARVSESGFREAVAEMERRLELPYFWDAMARSARGIVDAYTLGGQHGLWRQAERVLAPTQLVYGGRDQLVSYRMARRASAAFRDSRLLTLPEAGHVAMMEYPEAVAQAFRELLDERGGS, from the coding sequence ATGTCTTCGACCGAGCTCCCGGGAGTCCGCACCGCCACCGCGGTGACGGCCACGGCGCGTACCGTCCGGGTCGCGGAGGGGGAGGAGCTGTGCACCGTGGGGCTGCCCGGGCTGACGCTGACCGTCCGCTCCCGGCCGCCGGAGCGGACCGGGCTGCCGCCCGCGCTCTATGTGCACGGGCTCGGCGGCTCCTCGCAGAACTGGTCGGCGCTGATGCCGCTGCTCCAGGACCTGGTGGACGGCGAGGCGGTCGACCTGCCCGGTTTCGGCGACTCGCCGCCGCCGGACGACGGCAACTACTCGGTCACCGGGCATGCCCGTTCCGTGATCCGGTTCCTCGATGCGGAGGAGCGGGGGCCCGTTCATCTGTTCGGCAATTCACTCGGCGGGGCCGTGGCCACCCGGGTCGCAGCCGTCCGCCCCGATCTGGTGCGCACGCTGACCCTCATCTCGCCCGCGCTTCCCGAGATCCGGGTGCAGTGGCCCGCCGTGCCGACCGGACTGCTCGCCGTTCCGGGCGTCGCCTCTCTGTTCGCCCGGATGACGAGGCACCTGACGGCGGAAGAACGCACGCGCGGAGTCATGGCACTCTGTTACGGCGATCCGGCACGTGTCTCCGAATCCGGCTTCCGCGAAGCGGTGGCGGAAATGGAGCGTCGGCTGGAGCTGCCGTACTTCTGGGACGCGATGGCGCGCTCGGCTCGTGGCATCGTCGACGCGTACACGCTCGGCGGGCAGCACGGACTGTGGCGCCAGGCCGAGCGGGTGCTCGCGCCGACCCAGCTCGTGTACGGCGGACGGGACCAGCTCGTCTCGTACCGGATGGCACGCAGGGCGTCCGCGGCCTTCCGCGATTCGCGGCTGCTGACACTGCCCGAAGCGGGGCACGTGGCGATGATGGAGTACCCGGAGGCGGTCGCCCAGGCGTTCCGGGAACTGCTCGACGAACGCGGCGGGAGCTGA
- a CDS encoding DUF3152 domain-containing protein — protein MGRHSRKGPKPKGSDMEAALADAGSGDRGSSRPGPGNGRRRRPNDAPPAADGHIPFQSTGHVRGGHPEQREPGGGWGTGPQQAVTRRQPQGGTRSAQGGARPLIPGPRREFVEAFDIPPALPAPRRPSAPSADPYGSVGAWDEQPPRGGDETPAPAKDGKGAKGRTFTGIAAAAVTTVLAVVVAGQVAHDSGRGTSAAQRAGVDRDGSDGTSRSDDRPTPQTARVKVQPLSYAEKMAKAFSLAPQLKGSGKFEAVAGSAKAPGRGHKYRYRIDVEKGLGLDAALFARAVQETLNDDRSWAHDGAMTFERISSGDPDFVITLASPGTTGEWCRKSGLDTTEDNVSCDSAATDRVMINAYRWAQGSSTFGPDKLFAYRQMLINHEVGHRLGHNHVSCRTPGALAPVMQQQTKSLDIDGIKCRPNAWVYPGS, from the coding sequence GTGGGACGACATAGCCGAAAGGGCCCCAAGCCCAAGGGGTCCGATATGGAAGCCGCTCTCGCGGACGCGGGCAGCGGCGATCGCGGCAGCAGCCGTCCGGGGCCCGGCAACGGGCGGCGCCGGAGGCCGAACGACGCGCCGCCCGCTGCGGACGGGCACATCCCGTTCCAGTCGACCGGCCACGTACGCGGCGGCCACCCCGAACAGCGTGAACCCGGGGGCGGCTGGGGGACGGGGCCGCAGCAGGCGGTGACCCGGCGTCAGCCGCAAGGCGGTACCCGGTCGGCTCAGGGCGGTGCCCGGCCGCTGATACCGGGACCGCGGCGCGAGTTCGTCGAAGCCTTCGACATACCGCCCGCTCTCCCCGCACCTCGTCGGCCCTCCGCCCCGTCGGCCGATCCGTACGGCTCCGTCGGCGCGTGGGACGAGCAGCCGCCGCGCGGCGGCGACGAAACCCCCGCGCCCGCAAAGGACGGCAAGGGCGCCAAGGGCCGGACCTTCACCGGCATCGCCGCGGCCGCGGTGACCACCGTGCTCGCGGTGGTCGTGGCCGGGCAGGTCGCCCACGACAGCGGCCGCGGTACTAGCGCGGCGCAGCGCGCCGGCGTCGACCGGGACGGCTCCGACGGCACCTCCCGCTCGGACGACCGGCCGACCCCTCAGACGGCGCGGGTCAAGGTCCAGCCCCTCTCGTACGCCGAGAAGATGGCCAAGGCCTTTTCCCTCGCCCCCCAGCTCAAGGGTTCCGGGAAGTTCGAGGCCGTCGCGGGGTCGGCGAAGGCCCCGGGCAGGGGGCACAAGTACCGCTACCGGATCGACGTCGAGAAGGGCCTCGGACTCGACGCGGCGCTCTTCGCCCGCGCCGTCCAGGAGACGCTCAACGACGACCGCAGCTGGGCGCACGACGGAGCCATGACGTTCGAGCGGATCTCCTCGGGCGACCCCGACTTCGTGATCACCCTGGCCAGTCCCGGGACCACCGGGGAGTGGTGCCGCAAGTCCGGCCTGGACACCACCGAGGACAACGTCTCGTGCGACTCCGCGGCGACCGACCGCGTGATGATCAATGCCTACCGCTGGGCCCAGGGGTCCTCGACATTCGGCCCGGACAAGCTCTTCGCCTACCGCCAGATGCTGATCAACCATGAGGTCGGTCACCGGCTGGGGCACAACCATGTGAGTTGCCGCACGCCGGGAGCGCTCGCTCCGGTGATGCAGCAGCAGACCAAGTCCCTGGACATCGACGGGATCAAGTGCCGGCCCAACGCCTGGGTGTATCCGGGCAGTTGA
- a CDS encoding Ms4533A family Cys-rich leader peptide, with the protein MSRSPVTSERAAIELALIGVTGHSVADIHCC; encoded by the coding sequence ATGTCACGCAGTCCTGTCACTTCCGAGCGCGCCGCCATAGAGCTGGCGCTCATCGGCGTGACCGGGCACAGCGTCGCCGACATCCACTGTTGCTGA
- a CDS encoding ABC transporter substrate-binding protein, translating to MRQPSVISRRVAAAAAVLVVAAGAAACGPQDSKDSGGDSGAAGTPKKGGTLTVLNSNPQSDFDPARLYTSGGGNVPSLVFRTLTTRNRESGAAGAKVVPDLATDLGTPSKNATVWTYTLKDGLKYEDGTAITSADIKYGIERSFAAELSGGAPYLRDWLIGGADYQGPYKDKKGLDSIETPDAKTIVFHLNKPEGEFPFLATQTQTTPVPKAKDTGTKYENHPISSGPYKVVKNEGDGERLVLERNTHWSAATDEERKAYPDRIDVRSGLDSAVINQRLSASQGGDAAAVTTDTNLGPAELAKVSGDKKLAARVGTGHFGETIYLAFNPKVKPFDNPKVRQAISYAIDRSSVVNAAGGSSLAEPATTFLPDQKSFGYTPYDHFPAGKSGNAAKAEELLKEAGYPKGLTVTFTHSNEKSDTASPELATALQEALKKAGITVKLQGLESNDYSETVHSVKTEPGFFAASWGADWPSGGPFFAPIFDGRQIVKAGYNFNSAQLDDPAVNKEIDEINKLTDLSTAAQRWGALDKKVGEQALTVPLFHPVYKRLYGEAIKNVVISDWTGVLDISQVAVK from the coding sequence ATGCGTCAACCGTCCGTCATATCGCGCCGCGTGGCAGCGGCCGCAGCAGTACTCGTCGTGGCTGCGGGTGCCGCGGCCTGCGGGCCCCAGGACAGCAAGGACAGCGGCGGTGACTCCGGCGCGGCGGGTACGCCCAAGAAGGGCGGCACACTCACCGTCCTCAACAGCAACCCGCAGAGCGACTTCGACCCCGCGCGGCTCTACACCTCCGGCGGCGGCAACGTCCCCTCCCTCGTCTTTCGCACCCTCACCACCCGCAACCGGGAGAGCGGCGCGGCCGGCGCGAAGGTCGTCCCCGACCTGGCGACCGACCTGGGCACGCCCAGCAAGAACGCCACCGTGTGGACGTACACCCTCAAGGACGGCCTGAAGTACGAGGACGGCACCGCGATCACGAGCGCCGACATCAAGTACGGCATTGAGCGCTCCTTCGCCGCCGAGCTCTCCGGCGGTGCGCCCTACCTGCGTGACTGGCTGATCGGCGGCGCCGACTACCAGGGTCCGTACAAGGACAAGAAGGGCCTCGACTCGATCGAGACGCCCGACGCGAAGACGATCGTCTTCCACCTCAACAAGCCGGAGGGCGAATTCCCCTTCCTGGCCACGCAGACCCAGACGACCCCGGTGCCCAAGGCCAAGGACACCGGCACCAAGTACGAGAACCACCCCATCTCCTCGGGGCCGTACAAGGTCGTCAAGAACGAGGGCGACGGCGAGCGCCTCGTCCTGGAGCGCAATACGCACTGGTCGGCCGCCACCGACGAGGAGCGCAAGGCCTATCCCGACCGGATCGACGTACGCTCCGGACTCGACTCCGCCGTCATCAACCAGCGCCTCTCCGCGTCGCAGGGCGGGGACGCGGCCGCAGTCACCACCGACACCAACCTGGGCCCGGCCGAGCTCGCCAAGGTCAGCGGCGACAAGAAGCTCGCCGCCCGCGTCGGCACCGGCCACTTCGGCGAGACCATCTACCTCGCCTTCAACCCGAAGGTGAAGCCGTTCGACAACCCGAAGGTGCGCCAGGCGATCTCGTACGCCATCGACCGCTCCTCCGTCGTCAACGCGGCCGGCGGCTCCTCGCTCGCCGAGCCCGCCACCACCTTCCTGCCCGACCAGAAGTCGTTCGGCTACACCCCGTACGACCACTTCCCGGCCGGGAAGTCGGGCAACGCGGCCAAGGCCGAGGAACTGCTGAAGGAGGCCGGCTACCCCAAGGGGCTGACCGTCACCTTCACGCACTCCAACGAGAAGAGCGACACAGCGAGCCCGGAGCTCGCCACCGCGCTCCAGGAAGCGCTGAAGAAGGCCGGCATCACCGTCAAGCTCCAGGGCCTGGAGAGCAACGACTACTCCGAGACGGTCCACAGCGTGAAGACCGAGCCCGGCTTCTTCGCCGCCAGCTGGGGCGCCGACTGGCCGTCCGGCGGTCCGTTCTTCGCACCGATCTTCGACGGACGCCAGATCGTCAAGGCCGGATACAACTTCAACTCCGCCCAGCTGGACGACCCCGCGGTCAACAAGGAGATCGACGAGATCAACAAGCTGACCGACCTGAGCACCGCCGCGCAGCGCTGGGGCGCGCTGGACAAGAAGGTCGGTGAGCAGGCGCTGACCGTGCCGCTGTTCCACCCGGTCTACAAGCGTCTGTACGGCGAGGCCATCAAGAACGTCGTCATCAGCGACTGGACCGGTGTGCTCGACATCTCGCAGGTCGCGGTCAAGTAA
- a CDS encoding ABC transporter permease, protein MAEALLAKEAGAVAAPASGAHLFWRRLRARRAAVVAAVVVALLVLIALAAPLLAGIEGQDPTTYHPDLVDSATGGVPLGSFGGISGEHWLGVEPLTGRDLFARVVYGARVSLGVALGATLVQVITGVGIGLAAGLGNRFVDQALSRVTDVVVALPLMVIALGALAVVPAGFPRPVLIAVIIGLVGWAGTSRVVRAQTLALKSLDHVAAARLSGWNSWQIARRELLPALAAPVITYAVLLFPANIVIEAGLSFLGVGIKPPTPSWGQMLSDADTWYQAAPTYLLIPALLLFVTVLALTVLGEGVRTALDPRAESRLRIGTGRKSAGGGRRSIGTRRKKEAAS, encoded by the coding sequence ATGGCCGAAGCTCTGCTCGCCAAGGAGGCGGGGGCCGTTGCGGCCCCCGCCTCCGGGGCGCATCTGTTCTGGCGACGGCTGCGCGCCCGGCGCGCGGCCGTCGTGGCGGCCGTGGTCGTCGCCCTCCTCGTCCTGATCGCGCTCGCCGCGCCGCTGCTCGCGGGCATCGAGGGCCAGGACCCCACCACGTACCACCCGGACCTCGTCGACTCCGCCACGGGCGGGGTGCCGCTCGGCTCCTTCGGCGGGATCAGCGGCGAGCACTGGCTCGGTGTCGAACCGCTCACCGGGCGCGATCTGTTCGCCCGTGTCGTCTACGGGGCACGGGTCTCGCTCGGCGTCGCGCTGGGCGCCACTCTGGTCCAGGTGATCACCGGGGTCGGCATCGGCCTCGCCGCCGGACTGGGCAACCGCTTCGTCGACCAGGCGCTCAGCCGGGTCACCGACGTCGTGGTCGCGCTGCCCCTCATGGTGATCGCGCTCGGCGCGCTCGCCGTCGTCCCTGCGGGCTTCCCGCGCCCGGTCCTGATCGCTGTGATCATCGGCCTGGTCGGCTGGGCAGGTACGTCCAGGGTCGTGCGCGCCCAGACGCTCGCGCTGAAATCGCTCGACCACGTCGCCGCCGCACGGCTCAGCGGCTGGAACTCCTGGCAGATCGCCAGGCGCGAGCTGCTGCCCGCACTGGCCGCGCCCGTCATCACGTACGCCGTGCTGCTCTTCCCGGCCAATATCGTCATCGAAGCGGGCCTGTCCTTCCTCGGTGTCGGCATCAAGCCGCCCACTCCGTCCTGGGGACAGATGCTCAGCGATGCCGACACCTGGTACCAGGCGGCGCCCACCTATCTGCTGATTCCCGCTCTCCTGCTCTTCGTCACGGTGCTGGCGCTGACCGTCCTCGGCGAGGGAGTACGCACCGCACTCGACCCGCGCGCCGAATCCCGGCTGCGGATCGGCACCGGACGCAAGAGCGCCGGCGGCGGACGCAGGAGCATCGGCACCCGACGCAAGAAGGAGGCCGCCTCGTGA
- a CDS encoding ABC transporter permease yields the protein MKWFLLRRLGGALFVLLALSLVVYAAFYVAPGNVAQIACGPRCSPAQVAQVSEQLHLGDPLYLQYAHFLQALFVGRDYSTGTGVLHCQAPCLGLSYQSDQQVTELIMAKLPATASLAVGGFALSILLGVGTGLLSVWRRGRPTERILTAVTLAGVATPVFVSGLLLIIILVTALQILPFPDYVPLTDDPEQWAWNLLLPWVTLALVSSATYARMTRSSMLETLAEDHVRTFRAYGVGERALVGRHALRGALAPVIALGALDIGSMFGGAVLTESLFGIPGVGRELVDAVKNVDLPVVVGLVLVTGFFVVLANAVADILQAMADRRVVLA from the coding sequence GTGAAGTGGTTCCTGCTCAGGCGCCTCGGCGGGGCGCTCTTCGTGCTGCTCGCGCTCAGCCTCGTCGTCTACGCGGCCTTCTACGTCGCCCCCGGCAACGTCGCACAGATCGCCTGCGGCCCGCGCTGCTCGCCCGCACAGGTGGCACAGGTCAGCGAACAGCTGCACCTGGGCGACCCGTTGTACCTGCAGTACGCGCACTTCCTCCAGGCGCTCTTCGTCGGGCGCGACTACTCGACCGGCACCGGCGTACTGCACTGCCAGGCCCCCTGCCTGGGGCTCTCGTACCAGAGTGACCAGCAGGTCACCGAGCTGATCATGGCCAAGCTCCCGGCCACCGCCTCGCTCGCCGTCGGCGGCTTCGCCCTGTCGATCCTGCTCGGCGTCGGCACGGGGCTGCTCTCGGTGTGGCGGCGCGGCCGGCCGACCGAGCGCATCCTCACCGCGGTCACCCTGGCCGGCGTGGCCACGCCGGTCTTCGTCAGCGGTCTGCTGCTGATCATCATCCTGGTCACGGCGCTCCAGATCCTGCCGTTCCCGGACTATGTGCCACTGACCGACGACCCGGAGCAGTGGGCCTGGAACCTGCTGCTGCCCTGGGTCACGCTGGCGCTGGTGTCCTCGGCCACGTACGCCCGGATGACCCGGTCCTCGATGCTGGAGACCCTGGCCGAGGACCATGTGCGCACCTTCAGGGCGTACGGGGTCGGTGAACGGGCGCTCGTGGGGCGGCACGCGCTGCGCGGTGCGCTGGCGCCGGTGATCGCGCTCGGCGCACTGGACATCGGCTCGATGTTCGGCGGTGCCGTGCTCACCGAATCGCTCTTCGGGATTCCGGGGGTCGGCCGCGAACTCGTCGACGCCGTGAAGAACGTGGACCTTCCGGTGGTCGTCGGTCTGGTGCTCGTCACCGGATTCTTCGTCGTCCTTGCCAATGCCGTCGCGGACATTCTCCAGGCGATGGCCGACCGACGGGTGGTGCTGGCATGA
- a CDS encoding ABC transporter ATP-binding protein has product MSLVEVSDLSIAFGDVRAVRQLSFSLEAGGALGVVGESGSGKSASAYALLGLHRGTGAEVGGSIRVAGVDVNAADDAELRSLRGAKAAMVFQDPLSSLDPYYAVGDQIAQVYRVHNRVSRRAARARAVEVLDRVGIPDAVRRSRSRPHEFSGGMRQRALIAMALACEPQLLIADEPTTALDVTVQAQILDLLHSLRRETGMGLLLVTHDVGVAAESVDEVLVMQAGRAVERGPVGELLVAPREPYTQALLAAVPRISAGTAAPDRDPGRSRGAEGETPLDGEPLVEAVDVRQVFGRGKSALAAVDGVSLTVRRGETLGIVGESGSGKTTLGRMLVGLLEPTSGQLTRRARVQMVFQDPVSSLNPRRSIGESVADPLRASGERDESVIRARVRDLLKRVGLDPEQYDRYPHEFSGGQRQRVGIARALAAEPELIVCDEAVSALDVTTQAQVTALLAQLQRELGLALVFIAHDLAVVRQVSDRVAVMRQGRIVEEGEVDRVYEDPRDPYTKQLLAAVPALDPALAAVRRAARKELAAA; this is encoded by the coding sequence ATGAGCCTGGTCGAAGTCTCCGATCTCTCGATCGCGTTCGGCGATGTACGGGCGGTGCGGCAGCTGTCGTTCTCGCTGGAGGCCGGCGGCGCACTCGGCGTCGTCGGTGAGTCCGGCTCCGGCAAGAGCGCGTCGGCGTACGCCCTGCTCGGACTGCACCGGGGGACCGGGGCCGAGGTCGGCGGCTCGATCAGGGTCGCGGGGGTCGACGTGAACGCGGCGGACGACGCGGAGCTGCGGTCCCTGCGGGGCGCGAAGGCCGCGATGGTCTTCCAGGACCCGCTGTCCTCGCTGGACCCGTACTACGCGGTGGGCGACCAGATCGCCCAGGTGTACCGGGTCCACAACCGGGTCTCCCGGCGGGCGGCGCGGGCCCGGGCCGTCGAGGTGCTGGACCGGGTCGGGATTCCCGACGCGGTACGGCGCTCCCGGTCGCGGCCGCACGAGTTCTCCGGCGGGATGCGGCAGCGGGCGCTGATCGCGATGGCCCTGGCCTGCGAGCCCCAGCTGCTGATCGCCGACGAGCCGACCACCGCCCTGGACGTCACCGTCCAGGCCCAGATCCTGGACCTGCTGCACAGTCTGCGGCGCGAGACGGGCATGGGTCTGCTGCTGGTCACGCACGACGTGGGCGTGGCGGCCGAATCGGTCGACGAGGTGCTGGTCATGCAGGCGGGGCGGGCGGTGGAACGGGGGCCGGTGGGCGAGCTGCTCGTGGCGCCGCGCGAGCCGTACACCCAGGCGCTGCTGGCGGCGGTGCCACGCATTTCGGCCGGTACGGCGGCCCCGGACCGGGATCCGGGGCGGAGCCGCGGTGCCGAAGGCGAAACGCCTCTCGACGGCGAGCCGCTGGTCGAAGCCGTCGATGTCCGGCAGGTGTTCGGCCGCGGCAAGTCCGCCCTCGCCGCAGTCGACGGCGTCTCCCTCACCGTCCGCCGCGGCGAGACCCTCGGCATCGTCGGCGAGAGCGGCAGTGGCAAGACCACCCTCGGGCGGATGCTCGTCGGACTGCTGGAGCCCACCTCCGGGCAGCTCACCCGCCGGGCCCGGGTGCAGATGGTCTTCCAGGACCCCGTCTCCTCCCTCAACCCGCGCCGCTCGATCGGCGAATCGGTCGCCGACCCGCTGCGGGCGTCCGGGGAGCGCGACGAGAGTGTGATCCGGGCACGGGTACGGGATCTGCTCAAGCGGGTCGGACTCGACCCCGAGCAGTACGACCGCTACCCGCACGAGTTCAGCGGCGGACAGCGCCAGCGCGTCGGGATCGCACGGGCACTGGCCGCCGAGCCGGAACTGATCGTCTGCGACGAGGCCGTCTCCGCGCTCGATGTGACGACCCAGGCCCAGGTGACCGCGCTGCTGGCGCAGTTGCAGCGGGAGCTGGGGCTGGCCCTGGTCTTCATCGCGCACGACCTCGCCGTCGTACGGCAGGTCAGCGACCGGGTCGCCGTCATGCGACAGGGCCGGATCGTCGAGGAGGGCGAGGTGGACCGGGTGTACGAAGACCCCCGCGACCCGTACACCAAGCAGCTCCTGGCGGCCGTTCCCGCGCTTGATCCGGCGCTCGCGGCGGTGCGCCGCGCGGCCCGCAAGGAGCTGGCCGCTGCCTGA